A stretch of the Cupriavidus sp. EM10 genome encodes the following:
- the istA gene encoding IS21-like element ISRme9 family transposase, giving the protein MPANRMTMRKIKEVLRLKWACGLSHRQIARATGVSVGAVSQYAAMAKAAGLDWPQADSLNEDTLEQRLFGAQKPANSPGGRVMPDFPYLHRELRRKGVTLQLLWEEYLEANPNVPIYQYTQFCCRYRDWAATLKRSMRQQHRAGEKLFADFAGQMVPILDAEGGIAFEASIFVAVLGASNYTYACATRGQTTADWIGGMVCAMEFAGGVPELLVPDNPRALVARPDRYEPVLSRTAEDFVHHYGTAMLPARPRKPQDKAKVETGVLIVERWILARLRNHRFYSLGELNKAIKKLVADLNDRPFKKLPGTRREWFERLDRPVLRPLPPRRYEVATFKQCRVNVDYHVEIDGHYYSVPHALVRKAVEARVTRHTIEILYGGKRVALHARNTRKGSHSTVKEHMPVAHRAHLEWTPGRLLNWAASIGPNVAVIVEYQLTHKSHPEMGYRACLGLLSLAKKYSKERLEAACARAVAIGSLTRKSVVSILENHLDRQATLPVSQTEWHSPMHDNVRGPDYYH; this is encoded by the coding sequence ATGCCGGCCAACCGGATGACCATGCGCAAAATCAAGGAAGTGCTTCGCCTGAAGTGGGCGTGTGGCCTTTCGCACCGGCAGATCGCTAGGGCGACGGGTGTGAGTGTTGGCGCCGTTTCGCAGTACGCGGCAATGGCGAAGGCAGCGGGGCTGGATTGGCCGCAGGCGGACAGCCTGAACGAAGATACGCTGGAGCAGCGGCTGTTCGGCGCGCAGAAGCCGGCCAACAGCCCGGGCGGGCGGGTGATGCCGGACTTCCCCTATCTGCATCGCGAGTTGCGCCGCAAGGGCGTGACACTGCAGTTGCTGTGGGAGGAATACCTGGAGGCGAATCCAAACGTCCCCATTTACCAATACACGCAGTTCTGCTGCCGTTACCGGGACTGGGCAGCGACGCTCAAGCGGTCCATGCGCCAGCAGCACCGCGCCGGCGAGAAGCTGTTTGCTGACTTCGCCGGTCAGATGGTGCCGATTCTGGATGCGGAGGGCGGCATTGCCTTCGAAGCCAGCATCTTCGTCGCTGTGCTCGGCGCTTCAAATTACACGTACGCGTGCGCCACCCGGGGGCAGACCACTGCCGACTGGATCGGGGGAATGGTCTGCGCGATGGAATTCGCCGGCGGCGTGCCCGAGCTGCTTGTTCCGGACAACCCGCGCGCGCTGGTGGCTCGCCCTGACCGATACGAGCCAGTGCTGTCCCGAACTGCAGAAGACTTCGTTCATCACTACGGCACGGCCATGCTGCCAGCACGGCCACGCAAGCCGCAAGACAAGGCCAAGGTCGAGACTGGCGTACTGATCGTCGAGCGGTGGATCCTAGCGCGGCTGCGCAATCACCGCTTCTACAGCTTGGGCGAGCTCAACAAGGCTATCAAGAAGCTCGTCGCCGACCTGAACGACCGACCGTTCAAGAAGCTGCCTGGCACGCGCCGGGAGTGGTTCGAGCGGTTGGACCGGCCAGTGCTGCGACCGCTGCCGCCGCGGCGCTACGAAGTTGCAACGTTCAAACAGTGCCGCGTCAACGTCGACTACCACGTCGAGATCGACGGCCACTACTACAGCGTGCCGCATGCCCTGGTGCGCAAGGCGGTGGAGGCTCGCGTAACTCGCCACACCATCGAGATCCTGTACGGCGGCAAACGGGTGGCGCTGCACGCGCGCAATACCCGCAAGGGCAGCCACAGCACGGTCAAGGAACACATGCCGGTGGCCCACCGCGCGCACCTCGAATGGACGCCCGGCCGGCTGCTCAACTGGGCAGCCTCGATTGGGCCCAACGTCGCCGTCATCGTCGAATACCAGCTCACCCACAAGAGCCATCCCGAGATGGGCTATCGCGCCTGCCTGGGTCTGCTGAGTCTGGCCAAGAAGTACAGCAAGGAGCGGCTCGAAGCCGCTTGCGCCCGCGCCGTCGCCATTGGCTCGCTCACGCGTAAGTCTGTGGTCTCCATCCTTGAAAACCATCTGGACCGGCAAGCCACTCTGCCGGTATCGCAAACCGAGTGGCATTCCCCCATGCACGACAACGTGCGCGGACCCGACTACTACCATTAG